From a region of the Microterricola gilva genome:
- the otnK gene encoding 3-oxo-tetronate kinase: MIGVIADDVTGATDVAAALSRSGLRTLLSLTADIGEGAGDADAIVIGLKTRSIAVQDAVAQSLAALAALQRLGADRFYLKYCSTFDSTAEGNIGPVTEALAAELGAGIVVTTPAAPLHGRTVYRGHLFVGDALLHETHMREHPVTPMRDSSVPRLLAPQVTGTVDLLPLETVRDGAESVRAGIAAAAASGIAHLVVDAVIEADLAVIAEAVDGDVLVAGSAGLIGAIALRRPASDRVVAGPPSGRTAILAGSCSRRTLEQIARFRASGGEAFQLVAEPGESASELAESALAWWDAQPADASALIYSSSPAEERDASRDLGALYEQTAGLIATQLADRGLHRMLIAGGETSGEVVKALGTRTAVVGEEAALGAPWIHDTDRDLHLVLKSGNFGDPDLFVDVARSGEAR, encoded by the coding sequence ATGATCGGGGTCATCGCCGATGACGTCACCGGCGCGACCGACGTCGCAGCGGCCCTCAGTCGCTCCGGGCTGCGGACGCTGCTCTCCCTGACCGCCGACATCGGCGAGGGAGCAGGCGACGCCGACGCCATCGTGATCGGGCTGAAGACCAGATCGATCGCGGTGCAGGATGCCGTCGCCCAGAGCCTCGCCGCGCTCGCGGCACTCCAGCGCCTCGGCGCCGATCGCTTCTACCTGAAGTACTGCTCGACCTTCGATTCGACGGCGGAGGGCAACATCGGCCCCGTGACCGAGGCGCTCGCGGCCGAGCTCGGCGCCGGCATCGTCGTGACGACCCCCGCGGCACCGCTGCACGGCCGAACGGTCTACCGCGGCCACCTGTTCGTCGGCGACGCCCTGCTGCACGAGACCCACATGCGCGAGCACCCGGTCACCCCCATGCGTGATTCATCGGTGCCGAGGCTGCTCGCCCCGCAGGTGACCGGGACCGTCGACCTGCTCCCGCTCGAGACCGTCCGCGATGGCGCAGAGTCGGTCCGTGCCGGTATCGCCGCCGCCGCGGCATCCGGCATCGCCCATCTCGTCGTCGATGCGGTCATCGAAGCCGACCTCGCCGTCATCGCAGAGGCCGTGGACGGCGACGTGCTCGTCGCCGGATCCGCCGGGCTCATCGGTGCGATCGCGCTGCGCCGCCCGGCATCCGACCGCGTCGTCGCCGGCCCACCGAGCGGTCGGACGGCGATCCTCGCCGGCAGCTGCTCGCGCCGCACCCTCGAGCAGATCGCACGCTTCCGTGCCAGCGGTGGCGAGGCCTTCCAGCTCGTCGCCGAGCCGGGGGAGTCGGCGTCCGAGCTGGCCGAGAGCGCACTGGCGTGGTGGGACGCGCAGCCGGCCGATGCCTCGGCGCTGATCTACTCCTCCAGTCCAGCCGAGGAGCGGGACGCCAGCCGCGACCTCGGTGCGCTGTACGAGCAGACCGCCGGCCTCATCGCGACGCAGCTGGCCGACCGCGGCCTGCACCGGATGCTGATCGCCGGTGGCGAGACCTCTGGCGAGGTCGTCAAGGCGCTCGGAACGCGGACCGCCGTCGTCGGCGAGGAGGCGGCGCTCGGTGCCCCGTGGATCCACGACACCGACCGTGACCTGCACCTCGTCCTGAAGTCAGGGAACTTCGGCGACCCCGATCTGTTCGTCGACGTGGCACGGAGCGGGGAGGCGCGATGA
- a CDS encoding substrate-binding domain-containing protein translates to MITLYSGLVVQQPLVESLIPEFEAASGSRVEVTFEPTSVLLERIGAGERPDMVLGVAGSVRGLADQGILDGDAVAEIAVSAVGFARMPEAPAPADDSAQAFLDYLLGARAVAYSLSGASGLHFAEVMRQRELLERLDVRAVRFTAGLTAEAVVDGRADVAIQQVSELRSVAGPHIVEPIPHELQSYARFAIGVRAGAPEAAGAFASYLTSTRASEAFAAVGLSAP, encoded by the coding sequence ATGATCACCCTCTACAGCGGACTCGTCGTGCAGCAACCGCTCGTCGAATCGCTCATCCCCGAATTCGAGGCCGCGAGCGGCAGCAGGGTCGAGGTGACCTTCGAGCCGACCTCGGTGCTGCTGGAACGCATCGGCGCCGGCGAGCGTCCCGACATGGTCCTCGGCGTCGCCGGCTCGGTGCGCGGCCTCGCCGATCAGGGCATCCTCGACGGTGACGCCGTTGCCGAGATCGCGGTCTCGGCGGTCGGATTCGCGCGGATGCCGGAGGCGCCAGCCCCCGCTGACGACTCGGCGCAGGCGTTCCTCGACTATCTGCTCGGCGCCAGGGCGGTCGCGTACTCGCTCTCCGGTGCGAGCGGGCTGCACTTCGCCGAGGTGATGCGTCAGCGCGAGCTGCTGGAGCGCCTCGACGTGCGAGCCGTCCGATTCACCGCTGGACTCACGGCGGAGGCCGTCGTCGACGGGCGCGCGGATGTCGCCATCCAGCAGGTCAGCGAGCTGCGCTCGGTCGCCGGCCCCCACATCGTCGAGCCGATCCCGCACGAGCTGCAGTCCTACGCGCGGTTCGCAATCGGCGTGCGGGCGGGCGCCCCCGAGGCGGCAGGCGCATTCGCGTCCTACCTGACGAGCACCCGCGCGAGCGAGGCGTTCGCGGCGGTCGGGCTGAGCGCCCCCTGA
- a CDS encoding class II aldolase/adducin family protein, which produces MSGEDAAAQIERVARSIHRRGLTHGRTGNLAIRDGERILVTPTGVNLGEVEAGELSVLDAAGHHLGGPKPTKEAFLHVAMLRVRPDLNAVVHTHSLYSAALSCLDGLDPERPLPPLTAYYGMRVGELRLLPYFAPGDPAATAAVEEAARAGHALLLRNHGPVVAGVDLDSALDALEELEHTAQVYFITTGHPTAPLTAERLAALTSRTAPERTHPA; this is translated from the coding sequence ATGAGCGGCGAGGACGCTGCGGCGCAGATCGAGCGCGTCGCGCGGTCGATCCATCGACGGGGGCTCACCCACGGCCGCACCGGCAATCTGGCGATCCGCGATGGTGAGCGCATTCTGGTCACGCCGACCGGGGTGAACCTTGGTGAGGTCGAGGCGGGCGAGCTGTCTGTCCTGGATGCCGCCGGGCACCACCTGGGCGGGCCGAAGCCGACGAAGGAAGCGTTCCTCCACGTCGCGATGCTGCGTGTGCGCCCAGACCTGAACGCCGTCGTGCACACCCACTCGCTCTACTCGGCCGCGCTGTCGTGCCTGGACGGGCTGGACCCGGAGCGTCCGCTCCCGCCTCTGACGGCGTACTACGGGATGCGGGTCGGCGAGCTCCGGCTGCTGCCGTACTTCGCGCCGGGGGACCCGGCCGCCACGGCCGCCGTCGAGGAGGCCGCCCGCGCCGGACACGCGCTTCTGCTGCGCAACCACGGCCCCGTCGTGGCCGGTGTCGACCTCGATTCCGCGCTCGACGCGCTCGAAGAGCTCGAGCACACCGCCCAGGTGTACTTCATCACCACGGGGCACCCCACCGCTCCGCTCACCGCGGAGCGACTGGCCGCGCTGACGTCGCGCACCGCCCCCGAAAGGACCCATCCCGCATGA
- a CDS encoding BtpA/SgcQ family protein, giving the protein MSNPYLQRFTGVFADKAPVIGMVHMYALPGAPGYSGDLNDVIDRAVADATSLAEGGVDALLVENFHDYPFYPVTIEPETVAAAAVVAREVARHTDLPLGINILRNSWKASLGIAAAVDAQFIRLNILTDASVTDQGIINSEAHLVARYKKSIGGEHILTLADLLTKHARPIVERPVGVIAADMLHRGGADAIILAGDDTSMPPSLDRLRQVKDAIPDAPVILGSGMTAQHAATYAEVADGAVFGYGSKPDRNMDLPASTELAREFVGLWRGGKEKKAA; this is encoded by the coding sequence ATGAGCAACCCCTACCTCCAGCGCTTCACCGGCGTCTTCGCCGACAAGGCCCCCGTGATCGGCATGGTCCACATGTATGCGCTTCCCGGAGCCCCTGGCTACTCCGGAGACCTGAACGACGTCATCGACCGCGCTGTCGCAGACGCGACGTCACTCGCAGAGGGTGGCGTCGACGCACTGCTCGTCGAGAACTTCCACGACTACCCCTTCTACCCGGTCACCATCGAGCCGGAGACCGTCGCCGCCGCGGCCGTCGTCGCCCGCGAGGTCGCCCGCCACACCGACCTCCCGCTCGGCATCAACATCCTCCGCAACTCCTGGAAGGCATCACTCGGCATCGCAGCAGCGGTGGACGCCCAGTTCATCCGGCTCAACATCCTCACGGATGCCTCGGTGACCGACCAGGGCATCATCAACAGCGAGGCGCACCTCGTGGCCCGCTACAAGAAGAGCATCGGCGGCGAGCACATCCTCACCCTCGCCGACCTGCTCACCAAGCACGCCCGCCCGATCGTCGAGCGCCCGGTCGGCGTCATCGCCGCCGACATGCTGCACCGCGGCGGCGCGGACGCCATCATCCTCGCCGGTGACGACACGAGCATGCCGCCGAGCCTTGACCGCCTGCGCCAGGTCAAGGACGCCATCCCGGACGCCCCGGTCATCCTCGGCTCGGGCATGACCGCGCAGCACGCCGCCACCTACGCCGAGGTCGCCGACGGCGCCGTGTTCGGCTACGGCTCCAAGCCCGACCGCAACATGGACCTGCCGGCCAGCACCGAGCTGGCCCGCGAGTTCGTGGGACTGTGGCGCGGTGGCAAGGAGAAGAAGGCCGCGTAG
- a CDS encoding MFS transporter, which produces MSKVQDPVLREGTESPQALKRRQARQLFALSAGHALEWYDWAMFGLLSVYLGQAFFPAESVVAATLNSLAVFAVGFVVRPIGGVFLGLVADRLGRRPVMVGAVGITAAASLVIGITPTHETLGIWAGVIVLLCRILQGFSTGIEGSLGAAYGVELVPERPGYVAGFMATFNNLGNMLAPLTALVTTMLIGPEGMAEWGWRVPFILGGLLGFIVLWLRRTLPETLPPVTDGSTAPASGKSAEVWRGVRKYWLSVLAVVFIVGAVQAYNYTWLSGLPSMATGTYNEDPTGVFAVSTTLGGILTVGALVLSRFLDKWNLSRAFVVGRILAIPTIFLVLLYTGDGVGQLAAVMLGGSLVLLLNLTIFSTVANLMIPQQFRGTAVGLGYGIGVALFGGTASYLFVYLRSIDLGALFPVYVATLCAISLVLYLVAKRRNGVFAGK; this is translated from the coding sequence ATGTCTAAAGTTCAAGACCCCGTGCTCCGTGAGGGCACTGAATCCCCCCAGGCGCTGAAGCGGCGCCAGGCCAGGCAGCTGTTCGCACTGAGTGCCGGTCACGCACTGGAGTGGTACGACTGGGCGATGTTCGGGCTCCTGTCCGTCTACCTCGGCCAGGCGTTCTTCCCGGCGGAGAGCGTTGTTGCGGCGACCTTGAACTCGCTGGCCGTGTTTGCCGTCGGCTTCGTCGTGCGGCCGATCGGTGGCGTCTTCCTCGGCCTCGTTGCCGACCGTCTGGGCCGGCGGCCCGTCATGGTCGGCGCCGTCGGCATCACCGCGGCCGCGAGCCTCGTCATCGGAATCACCCCGACGCACGAGACGCTCGGCATCTGGGCCGGTGTGATTGTTCTGCTCTGCCGCATCCTGCAGGGCTTCTCAACCGGTATTGAGGGATCGCTCGGCGCGGCGTACGGCGTGGAGCTCGTTCCGGAGCGCCCCGGGTACGTTGCCGGCTTCATGGCGACGTTCAACAACCTGGGCAACATGCTCGCTCCGCTCACGGCGCTCGTGACGACCATGCTGATCGGCCCGGAGGGAATGGCCGAATGGGGATGGCGCGTGCCGTTCATCCTCGGCGGTCTGCTCGGCTTCATCGTGCTCTGGCTGCGTCGCACCCTGCCCGAGACGCTTCCGCCGGTGACCGACGGCTCGACGGCCCCCGCCAGCGGGAAGTCTGCTGAGGTCTGGCGCGGCGTTCGCAAGTACTGGCTCAGCGTCCTCGCCGTGGTGTTCATCGTCGGCGCGGTCCAGGCCTACAACTACACCTGGCTGTCCGGCCTGCCCTCGATGGCGACCGGCACATACAACGAGGACCCGACCGGCGTCTTCGCCGTGTCGACGACTCTCGGCGGCATCCTCACCGTTGGAGCACTGGTCCTCAGCCGTTTCCTCGACAAGTGGAACCTGTCGCGGGCCTTCGTGGTCGGACGCATCCTCGCGATCCCGACGATCTTCCTCGTACTCCTCTACACCGGCGATGGCGTCGGCCAGCTTGCCGCGGTGATGCTGGGTGGCTCGCTCGTCCTGCTGCTCAACCTCACCATCTTCAGCACGGTCGCGAACCTGATGATCCCGCAGCAGTTCCGAGGCACAGCCGTTGGGCTCGGCTACGGCATCGGCGTCGCCCTGTTCGGTGGCACAGCGTCGTACCTGTTCGTCTACCTGCGGAGCATCGATCTCGGGGCTCTCTTCCCGGTCTACGTGGCCACCCTGTGCGCCATCAGCCTCGTGCTCTACCTGGTCGCGAAGCGCCGGAACGGTGTCTTCGCCGGCAAGTAG
- a CDS encoding nucleoside hydrolase produces MERFIIDTDPGIDDAGALFWALATDKFHVEALTTVFGNVNVQKATANARKITHLSGRPDLPIWVGAPRPLVGEPNFAEHIHRPSGVGYWEYPDPAPGTDGPTEAVQKMIDLVMSNPGEISIMALAPLTNVALAISLEPKFAENVRRIIYMGGAALTWGNASPVASANIFNDPEAAEIVVQSGAKLTQVGLDVCRKFSVTPDRVEKLWASGSPMGRALCEMIGYPDRHQDTTEMPEWKSEGMHLNDVPCIAYAINPDWFQVRHLRVDVELDGKHTRGQTVVQMIDRWGGVPNVDVLLDIDAAAVADALVESVTAFGTRN; encoded by the coding sequence ATGGAACGCTTCATCATTGACACTGACCCCGGCATCGACGACGCCGGCGCACTGTTCTGGGCACTCGCAACGGACAAGTTCCACGTCGAGGCGCTCACCACCGTCTTCGGGAACGTAAACGTTCAGAAGGCAACCGCCAACGCACGGAAGATCACACACCTGTCGGGTCGCCCTGACTTGCCGATTTGGGTTGGCGCTCCCCGCCCTCTCGTCGGGGAGCCGAACTTCGCCGAGCACATTCACCGCCCAAGCGGCGTTGGGTACTGGGAGTACCCCGATCCGGCTCCCGGCACTGATGGCCCAACCGAGGCCGTGCAGAAGATGATCGACCTCGTCATGTCAAACCCGGGCGAGATCAGCATCATGGCGCTCGCACCGCTCACGAACGTCGCTCTCGCGATCTCGTTGGAGCCGAAGTTTGCTGAGAACGTCCGTCGCATCATCTACATGGGTGGAGCAGCTCTCACGTGGGGCAACGCCTCTCCTGTTGCCAGCGCGAACATCTTCAACGATCCTGAAGCTGCCGAAATCGTCGTGCAATCTGGTGCGAAGCTGACACAGGTCGGTCTTGACGTGTGCCGCAAGTTCTCGGTCACCCCTGACCGGGTAGAGAAGCTGTGGGCATCAGGTTCACCCATGGGCCGCGCCCTGTGCGAAATGATCGGCTACCCCGACCGCCACCAGGACACCACTGAGATGCCAGAGTGGAAGTCAGAAGGCATGCACCTGAACGATGTTCCATGCATTGCCTACGCCATCAACCCGGACTGGTTCCAGGTGCGTCATCTGCGCGTCGATGTTGAACTGGACGGCAAGCACACCCGCGGACAGACAGTCGTGCAGATGATCGACCGTTGGGGCGGTGTCCCCAACGTTGATGTGTTGCTGGACATTGACGCGGCAGCCGTGGCAGACGCGCTCGTCGAGTCCGTCACCGCTTTCGGAACCAGGAACTAG
- a CDS encoding hydroxypyruvate isomerase family protein, producing MIVETSSGSVRLAANLKWMYTEVPFEQRFDAAAASGFTGVEFASPYELSADAIRRMLDQAGLEQVLINTPAGPAGSTTVMGAGFVPGARDEFRAGVLSALEYATVLGTPVIHVMAGLRPADADPERAFAGYVANIGWAAEQARSAGIRIVLEAINKRDQPRYGLESMETAAAVAEAVDPDTVGVLFDVYHAQVDRGNVIERFERLAPLVGHVQIADNPGRGEPGTGEIAYERVLARIAASDYAGWIGCEYGPVADTHDGLTWTERISA from the coding sequence GTGATCGTCGAGACGAGCTCCGGATCCGTCCGGCTCGCGGCGAACCTCAAGTGGATGTACACGGAGGTGCCGTTCGAGCAGCGCTTCGACGCGGCCGCCGCCTCGGGGTTCACCGGCGTGGAGTTCGCCTCACCATACGAGCTGTCGGCCGACGCGATCCGCCGGATGCTCGACCAAGCAGGCCTCGAGCAGGTGCTGATCAACACGCCGGCGGGGCCCGCGGGCTCGACGACGGTCATGGGTGCTGGCTTCGTTCCGGGAGCGCGCGACGAGTTCCGCGCCGGAGTGCTCTCCGCGCTGGAGTACGCGACGGTCCTCGGCACGCCCGTGATCCACGTGATGGCCGGACTGCGACCGGCCGACGCCGATCCAGAGCGCGCCTTCGCCGGCTACGTTGCGAACATCGGCTGGGCGGCGGAGCAGGCGCGCAGTGCCGGCATCCGCATCGTGCTCGAGGCGATCAACAAGCGGGATCAGCCGCGCTACGGCCTGGAGTCGATGGAGACGGCGGCCGCGGTCGCCGAAGCCGTCGATCCCGACACGGTCGGCGTGCTCTTCGACGTCTACCACGCCCAGGTCGATCGCGGGAATGTGATCGAGCGCTTTGAGCGCCTCGCCCCGCTCGTCGGGCACGTTCAGATCGCCGACAACCCCGGACGGGGCGAACCTGGAACGGGGGAGATCGCTTACGAGCGCGTGCTCGCCCGGATCGCCGCCAGTGACTACGCGGGCTGGATCGGCTGCGAGTACGGACCCGTCGCCGACACCCACGATGGCCTGACATGGACAGAGAGGATCAGCGCATGA
- a CDS encoding GntR family transcriptional regulator, whose translation MTEDHVPPSRRRSTRVPLADRAYEELLLQVIRGRRPPGDWLNIHALSRELNLSATPIREALARLEPTGFVRRNPLRGYEVAPLLSPTEIQQLMDARLLFEPAFAAEAATSSTPAFLQQLVDTIESMEHAGDVTNAESLKESWLADESFHTLLSANTGNPFIHRAFTALGSQLQRFRFSGRAGRTHALEAAKEHREILEAIRRGDGVAAAELMRSHIESARQRTLADERAVHEAAEAAASSTPRRSAR comes from the coding sequence GTGACCGAGGACCACGTCCCGCCGTCGAGGCGACGTTCCACCCGCGTGCCCCTCGCCGACCGGGCCTACGAGGAGCTCCTCCTCCAAGTCATCAGGGGCCGGCGCCCACCCGGGGACTGGCTGAACATCCATGCGCTCTCGCGCGAGCTCAACCTGTCCGCAACGCCCATCCGAGAGGCTCTCGCCCGCCTGGAACCGACTGGCTTCGTTCGGCGGAATCCGTTGCGCGGCTACGAGGTCGCACCTCTGCTCTCGCCGACAGAGATCCAGCAGTTGATGGATGCGCGACTCCTGTTCGAGCCGGCGTTCGCCGCGGAGGCCGCAACCAGCTCGACCCCCGCCTTCCTGCAGCAGCTCGTCGACACCATCGAGTCGATGGAGCACGCGGGCGATGTCACGAACGCGGAGTCGCTCAAGGAGAGCTGGCTCGCCGACGAGTCGTTCCATACCCTGCTGAGCGCCAACACCGGCAACCCATTCATCCACAGGGCATTCACGGCACTGGGCAGCCAGCTCCAGCGGTTCCGCTTCAGCGGACGGGCAGGCAGAACGCACGCGCTGGAGGCGGCGAAGGAGCACAGGGAGATCCTCGAGGCCATCCGCCGCGGCGACGGGGTCGCTGCCGCCGAGCTCATGCGATCCCACATCGAGTCGGCGCGGCAGCGCACTCTCGCCGACGAGCGCGCGGTGCACGAGGCCGCGGAGGCCGCAGCCAGCTCGACCCCACGGCGCTCGGCCCGCTAG
- a CDS encoding nucleoside hydrolase — protein sequence MKRKVVVDTDTGVDDALALMLLAADPDVEILAVLSVFGNCHGDRAADNARYVLDTCGRQDVPVYRGCDVPLKQELKLSSGVHGDDGFGNTGLRPAVSVPTEPNGIQVLLDLVNEHEGEIDYLALGPQTNLATALQTDPLLLERLKSVTIVGTLGPALYNDTEPWADRRFRVSRDPNVSFDIDAAQEVASRPGNVTWCGPYVTRQALVPENFFLDIAASTGYAPAELITKISHDYAGFYSRSYPQPDDARVMGINDSLAVATLLRPDLVAGAVQRPLATFEDPETGERFLAGVHPEKGETRPQHRVIFDMDFNGVLEMIDETLRRPLPWR from the coding sequence ATGAAGAGAAAAGTTGTAGTGGACACCGACACCGGTGTGGATGACGCGCTGGCGCTGATGCTCCTGGCGGCCGACCCGGACGTCGAGATCCTGGCCGTGCTGAGCGTCTTCGGCAACTGCCACGGCGACCGCGCGGCCGACAACGCGCGCTACGTGCTCGACACCTGCGGGCGCCAGGACGTGCCGGTCTACCGGGGCTGCGATGTGCCGCTGAAGCAGGAGCTCAAGTTGTCCTCCGGCGTGCACGGCGACGACGGCTTCGGCAACACCGGCCTGCGCCCGGCCGTCTCGGTGCCCACCGAGCCGAACGGCATCCAGGTCCTGCTCGACCTCGTCAACGAGCACGAGGGCGAGATCGACTACCTCGCGCTGGGCCCGCAGACCAACCTGGCCACGGCGCTCCAGACGGATCCGCTGCTGCTCGAGCGCCTGAAGAGCGTGACGATCGTCGGCACCCTCGGGCCGGCGCTCTACAACGACACCGAGCCGTGGGCCGACCGCCGCTTCCGCGTCTCCCGCGACCCCAACGTCTCCTTCGACATCGACGCCGCGCAGGAGGTCGCGAGCCGCCCGGGCAACGTGACCTGGTGTGGTCCGTACGTCACGCGTCAGGCGCTCGTGCCGGAGAACTTCTTCCTCGACATCGCCGCGTCCACCGGCTACGCGCCGGCCGAGCTGATCACGAAGATCAGCCACGACTACGCCGGTTTCTACTCCCGCTCCTATCCCCAGCCCGACGACGCGCGCGTCATGGGGATCAACGACAGCCTCGCGGTGGCCACGCTGCTGCGCCCCGACCTCGTCGCGGGTGCCGTCCAGCGGCCACTGGCGACCTTCGAGGACCCCGAGACGGGCGAGCGGTTCCTGGCCGGCGTGCACCCGGAGAAGGGAGAGACCCGGCCTCAGCACCGCGTGATCTTCGACATGGACTTCAACGGGGTCCTGGAGATGATCGACGAGACGCTGCGGCGCCCGCTGCCGTGGCGCTGA
- a CDS encoding heavy metal translocating P-type ATPase codes for MHNENQRTAAGGHDGHAGQASSGHDRGGHADHSGHAGHLDHADPDVHAGHQTGNVNHAGHAGHGSDDDHAVHSHAGHSGSSHAGHSVAMFRDKFWWSLALSIPVVFFSPMVAHLLGYHLPEFPGSTWIPPVLGTVIFFYGGMPFLQGAVRELRSRQPGMMTLIAMAISVAFIASWATSLGLGLELDFWWELALLIVIMLLGHWIEMRALGAASGALDALAALLPDTAERIEGAITGNAISEVPIGELAAGDVVLVRSGARVPADGVIVDGAAEVDESMITGESAAVPRSLGDTVVAGTVATDSAIRVRVTAVGDATALAGIQRLVAEAQASGSRAQALADRAAALLFYFAAAAGLVTFIVWMLLGSPDDAITRTVTVLVIACPHALGLAIPLVIAISTERAARAGVLVKDRLALERMRHIDVVLFDKTGTLTRGEHAVSDVAVADGQTRSEVLRLAAATEQSSEHPVARAIVAAALADAHHATVVADAAGTPVGARFGQVTEFRSYTGVGVRARVDGDDYAVGGPRLLEADSIAAPDAIRGSVDAWKARGASVLYLVRAAGSADGQAVLGAFALQDAVRAESQDAIAALHRRGIRVAMITGDAQQVADAVGADLGIDEVFAEVLPGDKDAHVAALQKRGLTVAMVGDGVNDAPALARADVGIAIGAGTDVAVESAGVVLAANDPRAVLSIIELSHASYRKMIQNLVWAAGYNIVSVPLAAGVLAGVGFVLSPAAGAVLMSLSTIVVALNAQLLRQVSLDPARLAPAA; via the coding sequence ATGCACAACGAGAATCAGCGCACCGCGGCTGGCGGCCACGACGGGCACGCCGGCCAGGCGTCGAGCGGTCACGACAGGGGTGGGCACGCCGATCACAGTGGGCACGCCGGCCACCTCGATCACGCGGACCCTGATGTGCACGCCGGGCATCAGACCGGGAACGTGAACCACGCCGGTCACGCCGGCCACGGGTCGGACGACGACCACGCCGTGCACAGCCATGCCGGGCATAGTGGGAGCAGCCACGCCGGGCACAGCGTCGCGATGTTCCGTGACAAATTCTGGTGGAGCCTTGCGCTCTCCATTCCGGTCGTCTTCTTCAGCCCGATGGTGGCGCACCTGCTCGGCTACCACCTGCCCGAGTTCCCCGGATCCACCTGGATCCCGCCGGTCCTCGGCACGGTGATCTTCTTCTACGGCGGCATGCCGTTCCTGCAGGGCGCCGTGCGCGAGCTGCGCTCCAGGCAGCCAGGCATGATGACGCTGATCGCGATGGCGATCAGCGTCGCCTTCATCGCCTCCTGGGCCACGAGCCTCGGTCTCGGCCTCGAGCTCGACTTCTGGTGGGAGCTCGCGCTGCTCATCGTGATCATGCTGCTCGGGCACTGGATCGAGATGCGGGCGCTCGGTGCGGCATCCGGTGCCCTCGACGCCCTCGCGGCCCTGCTGCCCGACACCGCCGAACGGATCGAAGGAGCTATCACCGGCAACGCGATCAGCGAGGTGCCGATCGGCGAACTCGCCGCAGGCGATGTCGTGCTCGTGCGCTCCGGTGCGCGCGTGCCGGCCGACGGTGTGATCGTTGACGGGGCGGCCGAGGTCGACGAGTCGATGATCACGGGGGAGTCCGCGGCCGTGCCGCGCAGCCTCGGCGACACCGTCGTGGCCGGGACCGTCGCCACCGACAGCGCGATCCGGGTGCGGGTGACCGCCGTCGGCGACGCCACGGCGCTCGCCGGCATCCAGCGGCTCGTCGCCGAGGCCCAGGCCTCCGGTTCGCGCGCGCAGGCCCTCGCCGACCGTGCGGCGGCGCTGCTGTTCTACTTCGCCGCCGCTGCCGGCCTCGTGACCTTCATCGTCTGGATGCTCCTCGGCAGCCCGGATGACGCCATCACCCGCACCGTCACGGTGCTCGTCATCGCCTGCCCGCACGCCCTCGGGCTCGCGATCCCGCTGGTGATCGCGATCTCGACCGAGCGTGCGGCCAGGGCCGGCGTGCTCGTGAAGGACCGCCTCGCCCTCGAGCGCATGCGCCACATCGACGTCGTGCTCTTCGACAAGACAGGAACGCTCACCCGAGGCGAGCACGCCGTGAGCGACGTCGCCGTGGCCGACGGGCAGACGCGTAGCGAGGTGCTGCGCCTGGCGGCGGCGACTGAGCAGTCCAGCGAGCACCCGGTCGCCCGCGCGATCGTCGCGGCCGCGCTCGCCGATGCGCACCACGCAACTGTCGTGGCGGACGCAGCCGGTACCCCGGTCGGTGCGCGCTTCGGGCAGGTCACCGAGTTCCGTTCCTACACCGGCGTGGGCGTGCGTGCCCGCGTCGACGGTGACGACTACGCCGTCGGTGGCCCGCGCCTGCTCGAGGCCGACTCCATCGCCGCCCCCGATGCCATCCGGGGGTCGGTCGATGCGTGGAAGGCCCGCGGTGCCTCCGTGCTTTACCTCGTGCGCGCCGCCGGGAGTGCCGACGGCCAGGCCGTGCTCGGCGCTTTTGCCCTGCAGGATGCGGTGCGCGCCGAGTCACAGGATGCCATCGCGGCGCTGCACCGCCGCGGCATCCGCGTGGCCATGATCACCGGGGACGCCCAACAGGTGGCGGATGCCGTCGGCGCCGACCTCGGTATCGACGAGGTGTTCGCCGAGGTGCTGCCCGGCGACAAGGACGCCCACGTGGCGGCGCTGCAGAAGCGCGGGCTCACGGTCGCCATGGTCGGCGACGGCGTGAACGACGCCCCGGCGCTCGCCCGCGCGGATGTCGGCATCGCGATCGGGGCCGGAACCGACGTGGCCGTCGAGTCCGCCGGTGTTGTGCTGGCCGCCAACGACCCCCGTGCGGTGCTCTCGATCATCGAGCTCTCACATGCGAGCTACCGCAAGATGATCCAGAACCTGGTCTGGGCGGCCGGCTACAACATCGTCTCGGTGCCGCTGGCCGCCGGCGTGCTGGCCGGGGTCGGCTTCGTGCTCTCGCCGGCGGCCGGCGCCGTGTTGATGTCGCTCTCGACGATCGTGGTGGCGCTGAACGCCCAGCTGCTGCGCCAGGTCAGCCTCGACCCCGCCCGCCTCGCCCCCGCCGCCTGA